A genome region from Coffea arabica cultivar ET-39 chromosome 7e, Coffea Arabica ET-39 HiFi, whole genome shotgun sequence includes the following:
- the LOC140003810 gene encoding uncharacterized protein: MSTDWGPVVVAVAMFILLSPGLLFQLPARTRIMEFGNMYTSGISILVHAVLYFCIYTILIVAIGVHIRAG, from the coding sequence ATGAGTACAGATTGGGGACCAGTTGTGGTTGCGGTGGCGATGTTCATCCTCTTGTCGCCTGGGTTGCTCTTCCAGCTGCCTGCAAGAACGAGGATTATGGAGTTTGGGAACATGTACACTAGTGGGATTTCCATTCTGGTTCATGCTGTCCTGTATTTCTGTATATACACCATCTTGATTGTGGCAATTGGTGTTCACATAAGAGCTGGTTGA
- the LOC113723089 gene encoding uncharacterized protein isoform X2, translating into MTDWGPVFVAVVLFILLTPGLLIQIPGHSRFVEFSNFQTSGASILVHSLLYFALICILLLAIGFHLCANLSSTSSGGPGGGMADWGPVLIGVVLFVLLQPGLLFQFPGNNKNLEFGSMKTNGKSIAVHTLIFFALYAILILAVHVHIYTG; encoded by the exons ATGACAGACTGGGGACCAGTATTCGTAGCAGTGGTTCTTTTTATCCTGTTAACCCCGGGTCTGCTAATTCAGATACCGGGTCATAGCCGATTTGTTGAGTTCAGCAACTTTCAGACCAGCGGGGCCTCTATACTGGTCCACTCCCTTCTCTACTTTGCTCTCATTTGCATCCTCTTGTTAGCAATTGGCTTCCAC CTATGTGCGAATCT AAGCAGTACTAGTAGCGGCGGGCCGGGTGGAGGAATGGCTGACTGGGGGCCGGTGCTAATCGGGGTGGTTCTGTTTGTACTGCTGCAACCGGGCTTGTTGTTTCAGTTCCCGGGCAACAACAAAAATCTTGAGTTCGGGAGCATGAAGACCAACGGCAAGTCTATCGCCGTTCACACTCTCATCTTCTTTGCACTTTATGCTATCCTCATCCTCGCCGTCCACGTTCACATCTACACCGGCTAG
- the LOC113722878 gene encoding uncharacterized protein: MNNWAAPVIAAALFVFLSPGLLFQLPGKHRPVDFLNMKTSVVSILLHAVIYGLLLILFLVVLNVHVDV; the protein is encoded by the coding sequence ATGAACAACTGGGCTGCTCCTGTTATAGCTGCCGCACTATTTGTATTTCTGTCGCCGGGATTGCTCTTTCAGCTTCCTGGGAAGCATCGGCCGGTTGATTTCTTGAACATGAAGACTAGCGTGGTCTCCATACTGTTGCACGCTGTTATTTATGGTTTGCTTCTTATCTTGTTCCTCGTTGTTCTCAACGTGCACGTAGATGTATAG
- the LOC113723089 gene encoding uncharacterized protein isoform X1: MTDWGPVFVAVVLFILLTPGLLIQIPGHSRFVEFSNFQTSGASILVHSLLYFALICILLLAIGFHVYMGS; encoded by the coding sequence ATGACAGACTGGGGACCAGTATTCGTAGCAGTGGTTCTTTTTATCCTGTTAACCCCGGGTCTGCTAATTCAGATACCGGGTCATAGCCGATTTGTTGAGTTCAGCAACTTTCAGACCAGCGGGGCCTCTATACTGGTCCACTCCCTTCTCTACTTTGCTCTCATTTGCATCCTCTTGTTAGCAATTGGCTTCCACGTCTACATGGGTTCCTAG
- the LOC113722879 gene encoding nuclear transport factor 2B, with protein sequence MDPDALAKAFVEHYYSTFDANRAGLSTLYQDASMLTFEGQKIQGSANIVAKLTSLPFQQCHHQISTVDCQPSGPAGGMLVFVSGNLQLVGESHALKFSQMFHLMPTPQGSFYVLNDIFRLNYA encoded by the exons ATGGATCCAGACGCGTTGGCCAAGGCATTCGTGGAGCACTACTACTCCACCTTCGACGCGAATCGGGCCGGGCTTTCAACCCTTTACCAGGACGCTTCCATGTTGACTTTCGAGGGCCAGAAGATCCAGGGCTCCGCCAACATCGTTGCCAAGCTTACTAGCCTCCCCTTCCAGCAGTGCCACCACCAGATCTCCACCGTTGATTGCCAACCCTCTGGCCCCGCCGGCGGTATGCTCGTCTTCGTCAGCGGCAATCTCCAACTCGTTGGCGAATCTCACGCCCTTAAGTTTAGTCAG ATGTTCCATTTGATGCCAACTCCACAAGGAAGCTTTTATGTATTGAACGACATTTTCCGCTTGAACTATGCATAA
- the LOC140011161 gene encoding uncharacterized protein yields MQTHSPPTCIPVSIFQSSRPSTSPTLKKTSSDCLPSTPPQENISKSLCEAAEIPRASPCRPGLSYKDALNQDSRPLPENLRIEFSPNFNGQATSAVHSSNSLTEADFQRIRDPWKQALIVKTFGRSLGFKFFNQKIREIWKPQGHLEIIDLGRDFFITRFSDHSDFCRVLTGGPWFINSFFLTIRLWEPNFNPEEAKTSSAAVWVRLPHLPIEYYDLQILMKIGNQIGKLLKVDAKTASTERGRFARICVQMDISKPVAQFISLGSFNQPVQYEGITFCFGCGLVGHTIDQCVNTMKQQSSDEDLAKNIPSEYPLQNHQNSTDEGSKFETDSEYGPWMQVQLRRPKYKKFSNLGRTFGVKNSNGQPNGLAKREWVLRTKLSGSLGRSLPPLSPKSPAKELTLHTYRRTTQPPPLTSALPNQSTIVSSASTTANPKTTSFQTSNHQPQRPNVNLPPFPSVPSLVRSEGETSKGETSQPTLSPNTTLQPTHNSTTSTPKLPFIPQQSTCLSPYKKKSPTNASSKATSTTPAPEPSSAASPFSSSRELCSTSLSRGKLDPPELLSYDGAQSPGVPSEKQTKLRDHAGIGPLLDCRAKHSGNHDCGSVPTSSQLEEGELHESSQTHLAGNLFLLEGYESDDHIQQSCRGSHGLKPKTRFKGPWKHGLEDRNSDFEPLKLKAGYSRRRRGHLSTNPRYSGSKTSSFSLRHPRGRLQRVSSRTLSKTSKISGLEEWSKHRPGKATVVGPVQLSKQLL; encoded by the coding sequence ATGCAAACCCATTCACCGCCGACATGTATCCCAGTCTCCATTTTTCAAAGCTCCAGACCTTCCACTTCCCCTACTCTTAAAAAAACCTCCAGTGACTGCTTACCCTCAACCCCCCCAcaggaaaacatttcaaaatcaTTGTGTGAGGCTGCTGAAATCCCTCGTGCTTCTCCATGTAGGCCTGGCCTCTCTTACAAAGACGCACTAAATCAAGATTCCAGACCTCTACCTGAAAATTTGAGAATTGAATTCTCCCCTAACTTCAATGGGCAGGCTACCTCTGCAGTTCATTCTTCAAATTCTCTTACGGAGGCAGATTTCCAAAGAATCAGAGATCCTTGGAAACAGGCTTTGATTGTAAAAACTTTTGGCAGATCTCttggtttcaaattttttaatcaGAAAATCCGTGAAATTTGGAAGCCCCAGGGACATCTAGAGATCATTGACTTGGGTAGGGATTTTTTCATCACCAGATTTTCAGACCACTCTGACTTTTGCAGAGTTCTAACGGGAGGTCCTTGGTTTATCAATAGCTTCTTTCTCACCATCCGCCTCTGGGAACCAAACTTTAACCCAGAAGAAGCTAAAACCTCTTCTGCAGCAGTCTGGGTTAGGCTCCCCCACCTCCCCATCGAATACTATGATCTGCAGATACTCATGAAAATTGGCAACCAGATTGGCAAACTGCTAAAGGTGGATGCCAAAACTGCTTCTACAGAGAGAGGACGATTTGCTAGAATTTGTGTCCAAATGGACATAAGCAAACCCGTAGCTCAATTCATCTCTTTGGGGTCCTTCAACCAACCTGTACAATATGAAGGGATCACCTTTTGCTTTGGATGTGGTTTGGTTGGGCATACAATTGATCAGTGCGTCAACACTATGAAGCAGCAATCCTCCGATGAGGACCTTGCTAAGAATATTCCTAGTGAATATCCCCtacaaaatcatcaaaattccACGGATGAAGGCTCCAAGTTCGAGACGGATTCGGAGTACGGCCCCTGGATGCAAGTTCAACTGAGGAGGCCAAAgtacaaaaaattttcaaacttgggCCGTACGTTTGGGGTTAAAAATTCAAATGGCCAACCTAACGGTTTAGCCAAAAGAGAGTGGGTCCTGCGTACCAAGCTTTCTGGCTCACTTGGCAGATCCCTGCCTCCCCTGTCTCCAAAGAGCCCAGCAAAAGAACTCACTCTGCATACTTACCGCAGGACCACCCAACCCCCCCCTTTGACTTCAGCCTTACCAAACCAATCTACCATTGTTTCTAGCGCCTCCACCACTGCTAATCCAAAGACTACTTCGTTCCAGACTAGTAACCATCAACCCCAACGACCAAATGTCAACCTCCCACCATTTCCATCCGTACCTTCTCTCGTACGGTCTGAGGGGGAGACCTCCAAGGGAGAGACCTCCCAACCAACACTCAGCCCCAACACCACCCTGCAACCGACCCACAACAGCACCACAAGCACCCCAAAATTGCCCTTCATCCCCCAACAATCAACCTGCCTTTCGCCGTACAAGAAGAAATCCCCGACAAATGCTTCCTCAAAGGCCACATCAACAACCCCAGCCCCAGAACCCAGCTCAGCTGCCTCACCTTTCTCCTCCTCGAGGGAACTTTGCTCAACCTCTCTGTCAAGAGGAAAATTGGACCCTCCAGAGCTCCTTTCCTATGATGGAGCCCAAAGTCCCGGAGTTCCTTCTGAAAAGCAAACAAAACTCAGAGATCACGCTGGGATTGGTCCACTTTTGGACTGCAGGGCCAAACATAGCGGTAACCATGACTGCGGATCCGTACCAACAAGTTCGCAGCTTGAGGAGGGAGAATTACATGAGAGCAGTCAAACACATCTCGCAGGAAACCTATTCCTTCTGGAAGGATATGAAAGTGATGACCACATCCAACAATCATGCAGGGGAAGCCATGGGCTCAAACCCAAAACCAGATTCAAAGGCCCTTGGAAACATGGTTTGGAGGATAGAAACTCTGACTTTGAACCCCTTAAGCTTAAGGCTGGGTACTCTAGAAGAAGAAGGGGTCATCTTTCTACCAATCCCAGATATTCTGGGAGTAAAACTAGCTCTTTTAGCCTTCGACATCCCAGGGGCAGACTGCAAAGAGTTTCTAGTAGAACTTTATCCAAAACAAGTAAAATCTCAGGGTTGGAAGAATGGTCTAAACATAGACCAGGAAAGGCCACGGTGGTTGGCCCAGTGCAGTTATCAAAACAACTCCTATAA